The following nucleotide sequence is from Metamycoplasma phocicerebrale.
TGGTGAGTATATTCATGCATTATTGTTCCAAAAATAATTTCAACTCTTTTGGCTACTGGTTGATTCAATAATTTTAAATTATTATTCAAAGGTCCATCAGTAAAAATATATATTTCTCTAAGACTTGGATAATATAAACCGTTGGCAGAATTATTTTTGTTGTCTTTTGAAGGAAAACCAATTTTTATGCTTTTTAGAGCATTTATTTCTGGTCCATATAGTGCTCTTTTTTTGAACATAGTATTCAGCAGCTGAATACCTTTTTCTCCTAAATAGTAATATTTTTTATTACCATCAGTATAAACTGGCTTTTCCATTATAGTCAAATTGCCATATTTAAAAGAAGATTTAATTTCTCCACTTTTTTCAGTCTTTTTAGCATTAAAAATTAAATTATTATCTTTATCATAAAAAAATTTAAATGCTCCAGAAGAATCGTTTGATTCTTCATAATAATCGGAACCTATATTATTAATTTTTTGGTTTATAGAAGAGTTAAGGAATTTATAAGCAAAATAACCCCCAACACTAATAGCGCCAAGAGTTAAAATTATTAGAATTATTGATAAAAATATTTTTCCTGCTTTTGTTTTATTATTATTTTGCTGCATATTTATAACCCCCCACATTATTAATAATTTAATGTTATACTATTTATAATTAAAAAACAAAAAACTTATTATCTTTTAACTAAAAGAGTATAACAAAAAATGATAAATCTTTATAATATTTAATTATGTTAAGAATAATAGCAGGAAAATATCGTTCAAGATTATTAAAACAACCATCTGAAAAAACAACCCGCCCTACAACTGATAGAGCTAGAGAAGCTATTTTTTCTTCTATTCATTTTTTTATTGAAAATAAGGAGTTTTTAGATTTATTTTCAGGGTCTGGTTCTTTTTGTTTAGAAGCTCTATCGAGAGGAGCTAAAAAAGCAACAAGTGTAGAAAAAGATAAACTAGCTTATAAAATTATTTTAGAAAATATGCATAATTTAAAAGAAGATAATTTAAATGTTTTTAATATTGATGCATTAACATTTTTGAATAAAAATTTAAATAAAAAATATGATTATATATACTTAGATCCCCCTTTTATTGAAAAAGATTTATTAATAAAATGTATAGACATTATTAGTTCGAATAACATGTTAAATTTGAATGGGAAAATTATAATTGAAACTGATTGAAAAGATTTTAATTATGAAAAAAATAATTATAAATTGATCAAAAACAAGAAATATGGAAAAATTTATATTTACTTTATTGAAATTGCAAATTAGTTTATAATTAATTATTAATAATTAAATTTAAAATTAAAATTGAATTTTATTTACAATTAATATTAAAAAAAGTATAAAAATGTAATTTGCATTATTTTAAGGAGTAAGTTTTATGGAAAAGAAGTTAATAATTTTTACTGGTCCAAGCGGAGTTGGAAAAGGAACTGTTGAAAAACCTTTGTTTGATGATAAAGATTTAAAACTAAAACTTTCAGTTTCTATAACCACAAGAAAACCGAGAGAAGGGGAAATTGATGGAGTTCATTATTATTTTGTTTCTCCTGAAATGTTTCAAACTTTTATAAAAGAAGATAGGTTATTAGAATATTCAAAACATTTTGATAATTATTATGGCACCCTTCTTTCTGAAATACTACATATTTATGAATCGGGCAGAATTCCATTTTTAGAAATAGAAACCAATGGTGCAAATCAAATTATTGAAAAGTATAAAAAAGAAGGTCGTGAAGCGGAAATTTGTTCTATATTTTTAATGCCTCCTTCATTAGATGAATTGGAAAGAAGAATTGAAGGTAGAAAAACAGAAACCGAAGATTTAATTTTAAAAAGATTGCAAAAAGCTAGAGAAGAAATTCAAATGTCTTCATCATTTAACTATGTTATTACAAATAATTCTATTGAAGAAACAGTTTTAAATATTAAAAAAATAATTAAAAAAGATTTTGCTAAAATGTTAGAAGATAATAATAAAGGTGAAGAAGGAAGAAAGGCCTAAAATTTAATGAATTACATTGTTAAAACAGATAAAGGAAAATATCGTAAAGAAAATCAAGACTATGCTTCAATTTCTTTTTTAGGAAATTGAACTCTTGCTGTTTTGTGCGATGGAATGGGTGGTCATTTTGGTGGCTCAGTTTGTTCTACAAAATCTATTGAGTTTTTGTTTAAATATTTTCAACAAAATTTTGATCCTGAAGTTAATTATGATGATAAAAAATTAATTAATAAATGATTTAACAATGCATTGAGTTATATAAAAAAATCTCTTAATGAAATAGCTAAAGAAAATGAAGATTATTCTGACATGGGGACAACATTAACTGCTGCCCTGGTTTTTAATTCAAATAAGCAAACTTATATTTTTAATATTGGTGATTCTCGAACATATGCTTATAATGGCTATTTATATCAAATAACTCGAGACCAAAATTTATTACATCAATTAGTTAAACATAAAATTTTAAGTCTTGAATTAGCTAAGTTACACCCAGATGCAAATAAACTTGTTAGTTGTTTAGGACCTAATAAAATAATGAAATGTGATGGGTTTTTATTAAAAAGTAATGAAGATGTTCAATATTTATTATTAACTTCTGATGGTGTTCATGATTATATTGAAAAGCCCACACTTGAACAAATTTTACAAGATGCTAAATTAAACATTGAACAAAAAGCAAATAAAATGATTAGTGTGGCTAAGAAAAATTTATCAAAAGATAATTTAACAGTGGTAATAATGGAGTTTAACTAATGGAAAAAAAATTAAGAAAATATAGAAACGTAAATAAATATTTTGAAAACTTTGAATTGATAGGTCGGGGAGGATATGGAGAAGTATATTCTGCAACCTATGTTAAGACTGGTAAAAAGGTTGCTATTAAAATTTTAACTGTACCTGATATTACTAAAAAAGTTACTAATCAAATACGTTTCAAAAACGAGTGTAAAGTATTGAACATGATTAGATCTGATAATGTAGTTAAAATGATAGGCTATTATTCTTCTAACGATGAATCATATTATGTAATGGAATTAATTAAAGGTATTGATTTAAAAAGTTTAATAGCTAAGAACACTAAAATTCCTACCGATGAAGCTATAAGGATAGCCAAAGAGATATGTCAAGGATTAATTGATATACATTTAGTCAATGTAATACATAGAGATTTAAAACCAAGCAATATTATTATTCAAAATATAACAAATACTATAAAGTTAATTGATTTTGGAATTTCAATTAGTGAAGAAAGCGTTAGAGTAACTGCCGATAATAAAGTAGTAGGTTCAATCCAATATATAGCTCCCGAATTACTAACTAGAACTGCACGAGCATCAGTAAAAAGTGATATTTATGCATTTGGAATGATTTTATATGAAATGTTGGCCGGCCATCCACCATTCCAAGCCAATGAAGAACAATCTATTTTATATTTACAAATTAACCAAAAATTACCTCCATTAGAAGGTGTCGGAGTTTCTATTCCTCAAGCCGTAGAAAACATAATAATCCGTTGCACAGCAAAAAACCCTAATTTAAGATATGATAATTGCGTCGATATTTTAAAAGACTTAAAAAAATGTTTAAGTCCTCAAGCCAGTCTAGAAAAAAAACTAAAATTAGATAAGGAATCTAAAAATACTAATTCTAAAAACAAAAAGAAATCCCTGTCCTTAAAAGTTACATTAATAATAATAATTTTATTATCGGTAGCTATAGTTGCAACAGTATTAGCTCTTGTATTTACTGGGACTATTTAATATATAATATTAATAAGGATAAAAATTATGGAAATAGGAAAAATTGTTAAATCGGTAGCCGGTTTTTATGATATTAAATCTTTTGAAGACAAAAAAACTTATAGAGTTCGTGGAAGTGGAAAACTAAGACTACTTGATATGAAACCAATTGTAGGAGACAATGTAGAATTCAAAAAAGGAGGCTTTATACACCATATTTTAGGTCGTAAGAATTTCTTTATTAGACCTAAAATTGCTAATGTTGATCAAGCAATAGTGGTAATGTCATTGGTTGAGCCCGAGTTTAGTTCTTTATTAGTTGATAAGTTTTTAATTATTATTGAAAGCAAAGGGGTTGAACCTATAATAGTTTTAACCAAAAAAGACTTAACATCAAATTCTAAAATTAATTTTTACAAAGACCAAGGATACAAAGTATTCGAAATTAATTATGAAACAAACACTGGCTTCGAAGGGCTAAAGGAATTGTTTAAACATAAGACAAGTTTTTTTGTTGGCCAAACCGGAGTTGGCAAAACAACATTAATTAATTATTTAGCTAATACAAATTTTGAAACTCAAGCCATATCTAAAGCTTTAAATAGAGGAAAACATACCACAAGAGAAGTTAGTTTAATTGATTTTAATGGCGGCGAGATAATAGATACACCAGGTTTTTCTTCAATAGAATTTGATTTAACTATTGACGAAATGCCAACTGCTTTTAATTCTTTTAGAGAAGCTGCTCATTTATGCAAATATAGAAGTTGCAAACATTATCAAGAAAGAATAGAAGATTGCGAAGTTAAAAGAAGAGTAAAAAGCGGCATAATAAAACAAGAAAGATATGATAACTATGTCAATTTTTTAAAAAGAATGCTAGGACCAATTTATTAAGGAGTTTATTATGAAAAAAATAAGTCCATCAGTGTTAGATGTACCCGAGGCAAAGTTTACTGAATATATTAATTCTCTTATAGATTGAGATGTAACAAAAATCCATTACGACATAATGGATGGTGTTTTTGTCCCTAATAAAGGAATAAGCGATGATTTAATTTCTGAAGCTATGAAAAAAACAAAAATACATGACATGGAATTTCATTTTATGGTCAAAGATGTTATTTCTTATTATGATTATTTTTCAAAAACAAATGGGTTACTAATTTTTCATTATGAAGCTATGAATGAAACACAAATACTTAATATTATAGAAAAAGCCAAAAGAGATAAAAAAAGAATAGGTATTGCAATTAATCCTGAAACTGAAGAAAAAGTATTATTTCCTTATCTTAAACATTTAGATCTAGCCTTAGTAATGAGTGTTCATCCCGGAAAAGGTGGACAAAGTTTTATTGAAAATTCTTTAAATAAAGTAGCCAATTTAAGAAGATATATTCAAGATACAAATTTAAAAACTCTAATAGAAATAGATGGAGGAATTAATCAAAGCAACATTAATTCATGTTTTGAAGCAGGAGTTGATGTTGCTGTTGTAGGTTCTTACTTAGTTAATAATTTTTCTAAAGAAACAATAAAAGAACTAATTAAGGAATAACAAATATTTATATAAATAATTATCAAAAATAAAAAAATTATGTATAATTAAAGGGCTTTTAATAGCAACAAGAAGATTCATTTCTCACCTAAGTGATTTTTTGCTGGGTCGCTACAATAAAGAACTTATATATTTATTTTGTAGTTTTTGGGAAGTGGATTAACCCACTTTTTTATTTTATTAAGGAGGAAGTTATATCACAAAATAACTCGCACTTTGCAAACAACCAAAAAGGTCCGAAATCCGAACACATTGTAAACAATGCTATACCTTACAAAAAGGTTTTTGTTTTAGGTCCAAATAATGAAAAAATAGGAGTTTTATCTAAGGCAGAAGCTTTGGATAAAGCAGCTGAATATAATATGGATTTAGTTCTTATATCGATTGAAAATAATAAACCAATAACTAGAATTTTAGATTATGGAAAATTTAAATATGATAGAAAGAAAAAACAAAAAGAAGTAAAAGAGAAACAATCTGTAACTATTAATCGTGAAATTAGATTAACCCCTCTTATTGGGGATCACGATTTAGAAACTAAAGCACGTAAAACAAGAGAATTTTTATTAGACGGTAACAGAATTAAAATATCTGTTAAATTTAGAGGTAGAGAACGCGCAAGAATTGAACTAGGAGAAGAAATTTTAAAGAAATTTTATGCACTAGTTGAGGATGTTGCAAAGATTTCAAAAGAAGCAACTTTGGTAAATGAACGTTTTTTAGATATGTATATCGAAAAAGACAAGCGTAAAGTTGAAGCTTTAAACAAACAAAATAACGAACCTTCAAATACACAAGGAGAATAACATGCCAAAAATGAAAACCAAAAGCGGTTTGAAAAAAAGAATTAAAATAACTGCAAGCGGTAAAGTAAAACGTGGAAATGCATATCGTTCACATTTAGCACAAAATAAAACAACAAAACAAAAACGTCAATCTCGTAAATCTTCTACATTATCAGCATCAGATTTCAAGAGATATAAAGAATTAATTTAATTTAATTAGAAATAGAAAGGAAATATAATGCGTACAAGAGGCGGAATCGTTACAAGAAGAAGACGTGGAAAATGATTAAAATTAGCTAAGGGTTACTGAGGACACAAGTCAATCGGTTACAAAGTAGCTAAACAAGCAGTTGTTAAGTCATGAACATATGCTTTCAGAGATAGAAAACAAGTAAAACGTGAATTTAGAAAATTATGAATAGCACGTATAAATGCTGCATCTAGAACAAACGGTATCACATATTCTAGATTAATTGAAGGTCTAAAAGCAGCAAACATAAATATTAATAGAAAAATGCTTTCTGAATTAGCTATCAACTATCCAACATCATTTGCAACAATAGTAGAATCAGCTAAAAAAGCCTTATCTTCTAAATAATTATAATAATTTAGTATCCAAAATTTGGGTACTATTTTTTTAATTTAAAAAATTAAACATAATAAAAACAAAATAAAAAATTGTGTTATTATTTTTTTAATAATTAGAAGGGAAAATATATGTCTGAAAAAGAATTAGAACCAAAAAAAGATCAGCCAGTAGAAATAAAACCTGAAGTTCTTAAAAATATGGATATTGAAAAAAAGAACCAAATAAAATCAGAAGAATATAAAGCTCTTGCTAAAGCAAGAAAAAATCTCAAATCAAAAGATAAAAAACCAAATGCTGTTTTTGATCTAAATCCATATAACGTTAATTTTTTTAATGTCTGGAAAAAATTTCCAAAAAAAATGGCTTTTGTTTTTATATCAGCGATTTTATATAATATTGCTATTGCGACATTTTTAGCTAAAGCAGCTACAGTTGCAACTGGAGTATCAGCAATTGTTCAAGCTTTAACCTTTACTGTTTCATCAACAGCACCTTATTTTGCTTACATATATTTTGCTCTTAATTTACCCTTAATTATTTTTTATTGAAAAAAGAATTCAAGACTATTTATGATATTGACAACATATTGATTATTATGACAAGTGCTATTTCAATCAATATTATTAATTGGTCCAGTCGGACATACTTTTAATAAAATATCAATTTTTTATGTAAATTGAGTTTCACCTTCTAGAGAATTAGCATATCAAAATAGCTTTAAATCATTAATACCTTGAGAAGCATATGGAAGTTATGGAACTTCTTATGGCAACTTATTTGAATGAATTAAATCAAATCCAGCAAGAAATGTGGATGGCTTCTATACTTTATCTAATCAAGCTGCTAATGAATTAGGCTATAGATTTATAAACGAATCTCAATTCTTACAATTAAAAGCATTTATGGAAATTTTTGATAAAGGTTTTTCAAATCCTACATGACCAATTATTGTTTATGCTTTAATAGGAGCAACAATGGCTGGGATAGCTGGTGGGATAGCCTGAAAAAATTCGGCTTCAACTGCTGGCGGAGATTTTATAGTATATTATATTTCACGTGTAAAACAAAAAGGAGTGGGTCATATATCAACTATTGTTGCATTGTTTTTCGGTGGATTTTCTATTATTTTAATAGCAATCGTAGAATTAATTGGATTGAGTTATAATAGACCATTTAATGCAGCAGGATTACTGTTAAGGATTTTATGCTCAATAGCTTATGTGTTTGTTTATACTTCTTTTATTGAATTAATATTTCCTAAATATAGAAAAGTTCAGATTTCTATATATACTAAAAACCCCGAAAAAATTATTCAACATTTTAAAAATATAAAATATTGGCATGGATACAATATTGCTAAATTAATAGGAGGTTATACTAACACTGAAACAATTAAAATAGAAACTTTTGCTTTATATTTAGAACAAAGTCTAATTAAGAATGAAGTTTTGCTAGTAGATCCCTCAGCCTGAATGACAGTTACTAGAGTTCATAATATAATAGGTAAATTTAATACTTCAAAAGTAGAATCTTAAAATATAAATAAAAACAAAGGAGATGCCAAAAGTGAATAGCAAAATTAAATGTCCAAAATGTGGTGAAGAATTTGAAATTACACAAGATCATTACGAGTCTATAGTTTCTCAAGTTTCTAAAAATTTTAAAAAAGAAATAATAGATGAAGAAACTAAAAAGCATGAAAAAGAAATCGAGCTTTTAGAAAAGGAAAATCAAAATAAAATAGATGCGGCAAAGCAAAGTGTTGCAAAAGAATATCAACAAAATATTTTTAGCCTTGAAGCACAACTTAAAACAATTAAAACAGAACTTGAACTTAAAAATAAAGAATTATTAAATGATCGAGAAAATTCTTTTAAACAAAAATTACAAGAAAAAGAAAATAAAATTCAACAACTTGAATTACAAAATACAAAATCATTAAATGATACAGAAAACAAATTCAACAAAGCAATTCAAGAAAAACAAGCAAAAATCCAAGAACTTGAATTAAAAATTCAAAATTATGATCAATCTAAAGAATTAGAAATCACTAAACAAAAAAATATTTCTGATCAAAAATATAGTCAACTTATGACTGAATTTAATTTTAATAAAGAAAAATCTAAACAAGAAAAAGATGATTTGCAAAAAGAAATTGATAGATTAAGAGAACACAAACTTTCTTTGTCTATAAAACTTATTGGTGAGGACTTAGAACAACATTGTTTGAATGCATACAATCAATATTTAAGACCTAATCTTAGAAATGCAACATTTGCAAAAGATAATGATGTTGTTGAAGGTACTAAAGGTGATTTTATTTTTAGAGAATTAACAGACGATGGTATAGAATTTGTTTCCATTATGTTTGAAATGAAAAATGAAGGTGAAAATAGTGTTAATAAAAAGAAAAATGAAGATTTCTTTAAAAAACTTTCAAATGATAGAAATAAGAAACATTGTGAATATGCAGTCTTAGTTTCAATGTTAGAACCTGAAAATGATACATATAATAGTGGAATTTACGATGCTTCTACAAAAGATATGCCCAATTTATATGTAATAAGACCTAACAATTTTATTGCAATAATTAATTTATTAAGAAATATAGCACTAAAATCTATTGAAGATAAAAGACAAATTATCGAATATAAACAAACCAATTTGGATTTTACAAACTTTGCTGAAAATTTAAGAATTGCCAAAGAAGGCTTTACAAAAAATGTAGACAAGGCAAAAAAACATTTTGACGATGTTGTTAGTGAAATAGATAAATCTATTAATAATTTGCAAAAGACAAAAGAAAGTCTTTTAAAAACACAATATCAGCTATCTCTTGCTAATGGAAAAGTTGATGATATTACTGTCAAAAAACTTACAAAGAATGCTCCCTCAATAGCTAAATTAATTAACGAAACGGATAAAAAATAATTTAAAATATCTAATGCCAATTTTAAAATACACATTAGATATTTTTTATTTTATATTCATATCCCTTAATTTATTAAAAATAATAAAAAACAAAAAGTAGCTTTTGCTACTCTTGACCTGTTTCCTTTAATTTGTTGATTCTTACAACGTGTCTTCCACCTTCAAAAGCTTCTTTTTCTCAAGCGTGAAAAATATTTTCAATTGTGTCGTTATCTAGTAATCTTCCGCCCATGCATAAAATATTAGCATTGTTATGTGATTTAGCTAGTTTAGCTTCTTCTTCATTTGTTACTCGAGCACATCTAATATCTTTAAATCTGTTTAAAGCAATAGAAATACCTATTCCAGATCCGCAAAAAGCAACATATTTAGTTTTATTTGATTCTGGGTCTTTTTTTAACTCTTTTGCAAAATCAATTGCAACATCTGCATAAGATATAGAAGTATTTGCGTCTTTTGAACCATATAATTGAACTTTATAGCCTTCATTTGTTAATCTTTTTGCTAGTTCAACTTTAGCATCATGACCACCATGGTCACTTGTTATTTTTATATTCATATTTTTTATTCCCTTAATATTTTTCCGTCTTCAATTCTTATAATTTGACTTGGAACCTGAGACATAGAACCAAAATTATATACATTTCTTATTTCTGGGAAAATAGCCTTAGCATTTTCTATTGTTTTGCAAACAGGAGCATTTGATAAATTACAACTTGACATATATACGGGTCCAAATTTTTTCAAATAATTTAATAGTTCAGGTTGATTAGGCATTCTAAAACCTTGATCATTTACTATTAAAGTAGTGGCTCCGGGCCAATATTTTCTAGCATATTTTTCTGCCTCTGAATTTCATTCGGGAAAGTTTCTAGCTTGTTCAATAGATGAAACAAGAATAATTAATTTTTTATTTCTGTCCCTTCCTTTAATTTCATAAATAAGATCTTCAGTTTCACTGTCAACAGGACCTCCAATTCCTAAAACAGTATCTGTTGTCGAAATAAACAATTTATTGTATCTATTAGCCATACTATTATTATACCAAGTATAAAAAGTTATATAATAATACTATGCCAGAATTACCAGAAGTTAAAGTTGTAGTTAATGCTTTAAAAGAAAAGGTGTTAAATAAGATTATTAAAGATATTATTGTTTTAAAACCTAAACTTTTTAAAGAGGATTCAATAGATGACTTTAAATTAGCTTTAAAAAATGCGACTATTAAAAATATAGAAAATAAAGGAAAACACATCATTTTTAAATTTAATAATGATACTATTTTAATTTCTCATCTTAGAATGGAAGGGAAATATAGATTTTATAATAAATCAACCGAAAACCATAAACATTTAATGATGAAGTTTATTTTTGATGATAAAAGTGAATTACATTATTTAGATAGTAGAATGTTTGGAACTTTTCATTTGAGAACAAATAAAAATTACAATTTATTATTGCCTTTATCTAAAATAGCGAACGAACCAAA
It contains:
- a CDS encoding serine/threonine-protein kinase, yielding MEKKLRKYRNVNKYFENFELIGRGGYGEVYSATYVKTGKKVAIKILTVPDITKKVTNQIRFKNECKVLNMIRSDNVVKMIGYYSSNDESYYVMELIKGIDLKSLIAKNTKIPTDEAIRIAKEICQGLIDIHLVNVIHRDLKPSNIIIQNITNTIKLIDFGISISEESVRVTADNKVVGSIQYIAPELLTRTARASVKSDIYAFGMILYEMLAGHPPFQANEEQSILYLQINQKLPPLEGVGVSIPQAVENIIIRCTAKNPNLRYDNCVDILKDLKKCLSPQASLEKKLKLDKESKNTNSKNKKKSLSLKVTLIIIILLSVAIVATVLALVFTGTI
- the infC gene encoding translation initiation factor IF-3 yields the protein MVNNAIPYKKVFVLGPNNEKIGVLSKAEALDKAAEYNMDLVLISIENNKPITRILDYGKFKYDRKKKQKEVKEKQSVTINREIRLTPLIGDHDLETKARKTREFLLDGNRIKISVKFRGRERARIELGEEILKKFYALVEDVAKISKEATLVNERFLDMYIEKDKRKVEALNKQNNEPSNTQGE
- a CDS encoding DUF2130 domain-containing protein — encoded protein: MNSKIKCPKCGEEFEITQDHYESIVSQVSKNFKKEIIDEETKKHEKEIELLEKENQNKIDAAKQSVAKEYQQNIFSLEAQLKTIKTELELKNKELLNDRENSFKQKLQEKENKIQQLELQNTKSLNDTENKFNKAIQEKQAKIQELELKIQNYDQSKELEITKQKNISDQKYSQLMTEFNFNKEKSKQEKDDLQKEIDRLREHKLSLSIKLIGEDLEQHCLNAYNQYLRPNLRNATFAKDNDVVEGTKGDFIFRELTDDGIEFVSIMFEMKNEGENSVNKKKNEDFFKKLSNDRNKKHCEYAVLVSMLEPENDTYNSGIYDASTKDMPNLYVIRPNNFIAIINLLRNIALKSIEDKRQIIEYKQTNLDFTNFAENLRIAKEGFTKNVDKAKKHFDDVVSEIDKSINNLQKTKESLLKTQYQLSLANGKVDDITVKKLTKNAPSIAKLINETDKK
- a CDS encoding DUF2179 domain-containing protein encodes the protein MSEKELEPKKDQPVEIKPEVLKNMDIEKKNQIKSEEYKALAKARKNLKSKDKKPNAVFDLNPYNVNFFNVWKKFPKKMAFVFISAILYNIAIATFLAKAATVATGVSAIVQALTFTVSSTAPYFAYIYFALNLPLIIFYWKKNSRLFMILTTYWLLWQVLFQSILLIGPVGHTFNKISIFYVNWVSPSRELAYQNSFKSLIPWEAYGSYGTSYGNLFEWIKSNPARNVDGFYTLSNQAANELGYRFINESQFLQLKAFMEIFDKGFSNPTWPIIVYALIGATMAGIAGGIAWKNSASTAGGDFIVYYISRVKQKGVGHISTIVALFFGGFSIILIAIVELIGLSYNRPFNAAGLLLRILCSIAYVFVYTSFIELIFPKYRKVQISIYTKNPEKIIQHFKNIKYWHGYNIAKLIGGYTNTETIKIETFALYLEQSLIKNEVLLVDPSAWMTVTRVHNIIGKFNTSKVES
- the rsmD gene encoding 16S rRNA (guanine(966)-N(2))-methyltransferase RsmD; this encodes MLRIIAGKYRSRLLKQPSEKTTRPTTDRAREAIFSSIHFFIENKEFLDLFSGSGSFCLEALSRGAKKATSVEKDKLAYKIILENMHNLKEDNLNVFNIDALTFLNKNLNKKYDYIYLDPPFIEKDLLIKCIDIISSNNMLNLNGKIIIETDWKDFNYEKNNYKLIKNKKYGKIYIYFIEIAN
- the rplT gene encoding 50S ribosomal protein L20 gives rise to the protein MRTRGGIVTRRRRGKWLKLAKGYWGHKSIGYKVAKQAVVKSWTYAFRDRKQVKREFRKLWIARINAASRTNGITYSRLIEGLKAANININRKMLSELAINYPTSFATIVESAKKALSSK
- a CDS encoding ribulose-phosphate 3-epimerase, with the protein product MKKISPSVLDVPEAKFTEYINSLIDWDVTKIHYDIMDGVFVPNKGISDDLISEAMKKTKIHDMEFHFMVKDVISYYDYFSKTNGLLIFHYEAMNETQILNIIEKAKRDKKRIGIAINPETEEKVLFPYLKHLDLALVMSVHPGKGGQSFIENSLNKVANLRRYIQDTNLKTLIEIDGGINQSNINSCFEAGVDVAVVGSYLVNNFSKETIKELIKE
- the gmk gene encoding guanylate kinase, with the protein product MEKKLIIFTGPSGVGKGTVEKPLFDDKDLKLKLSVSITTRKPREGEIDGVHYYFVSPEMFQTFIKEDRLLEYSKHFDNYYGTLLSEILHIYESGRIPFLEIETNGANQIIEKYKKEGREAEICSIFLMPPSLDELERRIEGRKTETEDLILKRLQKAREEIQMSSSFNYVITNNSIEETVLNIKKIIKKDFAKMLEDNNKGEEGRKA
- a CDS encoding PP2C family protein-serine/threonine phosphatase, with amino-acid sequence MNYIVKTDKGKYRKENQDYASISFLGNWTLAVLCDGMGGHFGGSVCSTKSIEFLFKYFQQNFDPEVNYDDKKLINKWFNNALSYIKKSLNEIAKENEDYSDMGTTLTAALVFNSNKQTYIFNIGDSRTYAYNGYLYQITRDQNLLHQLVKHKILSLELAKLHPDANKLVSCLGPNKIMKCDGFLLKSNEDVQYLLLTSDGVHDYIEKPTLEQILQDAKLNIEQKANKMISVAKKNLSKDNLTVVIMEFN
- the rsgA gene encoding ribosome small subunit-dependent GTPase A — translated: MEIGKIVKSVAGFYDIKSFEDKKTYRVRGSGKLRLLDMKPIVGDNVEFKKGGFIHHILGRKNFFIRPKIANVDQAIVVMSLVEPEFSSLLVDKFLIIIESKGVEPIIVLTKKDLTSNSKINFYKDQGYKVFEINYETNTGFEGLKELFKHKTSFFVGQTGVGKTTLINYLANTNFETQAISKALNRGKHTTREVSLIDFNGGEIIDTPGFSSIEFDLTIDEMPTAFNSFREAAHLCKYRSCKHYQERIEDCEVKRRVKSGIIKQERYDNYVNFLKRMLGPIY
- a CDS encoding RpiB/LacA/LacB family sugar-phosphate isomerase, encoding MNIKITSDHGGHDAKVELAKRLTNEGYKVQLYGSKDANTSISYADVAIDFAKELKKDPESNKTKYVAFCGSGIGISIALNRFKDIRCARVTNEEEAKLAKSHNNANILCMGGRLLDNDTIENIFHAWEKEAFEGGRHVVRINKLKETGQE
- the mutM gene encoding DNA-formamidopyrimidine glycosylase; translated protein: MPELPEVKVVVNALKEKVLNKIIKDIIVLKPKLFKEDSIDDFKLALKNATIKNIENKGKHIIFKFNNDTILISHLRMEGKYRFYNKSTENHKHLMMKFIFDDKSELHYLDSRMFGTFHLRTNKNYNLLLPLSKIANEPKDIDVNNLYDKLQKTTTAIKTKLLDQTLVAGLGNIYVDEALFASGVSPISPSKNISKKKLLEILTNAQKIMDKSFELGGSTIHTYESLNNKTGEFQNYLKIHSDKIKKCLSCKTEIIKIKLNGRGTYICPHCQKEY
- a CDS encoding L-threonylcarbamoyladenylate synthase, which encodes MANRYNKLFISTTDTVLGIGGPVDSETEDLIYEIKGRDRNKKLIILVSSIEQARNFPEWNSEAEKYARKYWPGATTLIVNDQGFRMPNQPELLNYLKKFGPVYMSSCNLSNAPVCKTIENAKAIFPEIRNVYNFGSMSQVPSQIIRIEDGKILRE
- the rpmI gene encoding 50S ribosomal protein L35, coding for MPKMKTKSGLKKRIKITASGKVKRGNAYRSHLAQNKTTKQKRQSRKSSTLSASDFKRYKELI